The window CAAGTCCATATACGCCTGCAAATGATCGGCGGTTACGGTTTTCAGCTTTCTCTCTCCGATAGGGTGCTGCTTGATACGGTTGACAACTACCTGATACGCCATTACCGTACCATTACTGAGATTGCCGGGTTTCAGTTCTTCCTCCACCCACATATCCAGCAGCTTACCAAGCGTTGCATTTTCGGATTTTGCTACAAATTTCTTTTCTTCGTAGTCTTCCATTGCCTTGCGGAGCATTGCTTCCGTTTCGGATTTGTTCTCTGTGCCGACATACTCTTTCTGTACCTGCTTACCGTTTTCATCTTCTACATAGAAGCGGTAGTACCACTTTTTGCCTTTCTTTCTTACAGAACCTTTTGCCATAGATAAAAAACTCCTTTCCTATCCGTGGCAACCGGAACTGTGACGTATGGTGTGCGTAAAGTAATAGTGTCACTCATCGGCTCTTATGAAGCCGAATTTTTAATGTCAAGGTGCCACGTTATTGTTTCTGTCAGCAAGTCTTTCTTCCGCTGACATCTTAATCTGCGACATCTTCCCAAACACATTTTTGGTATTCAAATCGTAGATATGTAAGAAACAATCCACCATCTGTTTCATATCTTCGACAGGCTCACTCAGTTCATTGTGGTAAGCCTTTTCAGTAATCTCTCCGGCACCTATGGCATATTTCATCAGGGACTGCTTTAACCCCTCATCTTCTGCGATACGGTCTGCTTCTGCCATTGCCCTTGCAAAGTGTCCGCAGAGGACAGCGTACATATCCATATATTGTCCGAGTATGTTGGTCAGCATTTCCTGTCTCGGCTCTCCCTGTACCGTTGATGTAAGAACATCAAGGAATTTCTTTGTGTGTTCCTCCATCGTCTTTTCACAGATAGTACGGGTAGAATATTCTTTTTCTTCGGAAAGTCCCGTCAGCCATTCGGGTGTTGTGAGCAGCGCTTCTGCAAGACCATTGAT of the Synergistaceae bacterium genome contains:
- a CDS encoding helix-turn-helix domain-containing protein, coding for MKNEITFTAKQVGERVKERRTELNLTMPELGKRIGVNKSTIQRYEAGGVDPTRTMIINGLAEALLTTPEWLTGLSEEKEYSTRTICEKTMEEHTKKFLDVLTSTVQGEPRQEMLTNILGQYMDMYAVLCGHFARAMAEADRIAEDEGLKQSLMKYAIGAGEITEKAYHNELSEPVEDMKQMVDCFLHIYDLNTKNVFGKMSQIKMSAEERLADRNNNVAP